A part of Pararoseomonas sp. SCSIO 73927 genomic DNA contains:
- a CDS encoding aminotransferase encodes MPPANPLLLDTGSPPIPEIQRWGALYNGGGGPLLNMCQAVPSYPPAPGMLERLAAAAGDPASATYGPIMGDAALREAYAADLNRAYAGRIGAAEVAITAGCNQAYFVAMMALAGRGDAVLLPTPWYFNHRMVLDMIGAEPRPLPCRSARGFVPDPEEAAALIDERVRAIVLVTPNNPTGAIYPPEVIARFHDLCRERGIWLVLDETYRDFLPVGQERPHGLLSGDAWPENLVQLYSFSKSFAMPGHRLGAIGAPAALMPELGKVMDCVQICAARAGQAALAWGLGALDDWRAEKRKATQDRIETVRAAFDRLPGWELEALGAYFAYVRHPYGGTSAWRVAEALATQHGLMCLPGPAFAGEEAHLRIAFANVDEAGIVAMEERLRAATP; translated from the coding sequence ATGCCGCCCGCGAACCCGCTCCTGCTCGACACGGGCAGCCCGCCCATCCCGGAGATCCAGCGCTGGGGAGCCCTCTACAACGGCGGGGGCGGGCCGCTGCTGAACATGTGCCAGGCCGTGCCCTCCTACCCGCCCGCGCCGGGGATGCTGGAGCGGCTGGCGGCGGCGGCGGGGGATCCCGCATCGGCCACCTACGGGCCGATCATGGGGGACGCGGCGCTGCGCGAAGCCTACGCGGCCGACCTCAACCGCGCCTATGCCGGGCGGATCGGGGCGGCGGAGGTGGCGATCACCGCGGGCTGCAACCAGGCCTACTTCGTCGCCATGATGGCGCTGGCCGGGCGCGGGGACGCGGTGCTGCTGCCGACGCCCTGGTACTTCAACCACCGCATGGTGCTGGACATGATCGGCGCGGAGCCGCGGCCGCTGCCGTGCCGCTCCGCGCGCGGCTTCGTGCCGGACCCGGAGGAGGCGGCGGCGCTGATCGACGAGCGGGTGCGCGCGATCGTGCTGGTGACGCCGAACAACCCCACGGGGGCGATCTACCCGCCGGAGGTGATCGCGCGCTTCCATGACCTGTGCCGGGAGCGGGGCATCTGGCTGGTGCTGGACGAGACCTATCGCGACTTCCTGCCGGTGGGGCAGGAGAGGCCGCACGGGCTGCTCTCCGGCGATGCGTGGCCGGAGAACCTCGTGCAGCTCTACAGCTTCTCGAAATCCTTCGCGATGCCCGGGCACCGGCTGGGCGCGATCGGGGCGCCCGCCGCGCTGATGCCGGAACTGGGGAAGGTGATGGACTGCGTGCAGATCTGCGCGGCCCGCGCCGGGCAGGCCGCGCTGGCCTGGGGGCTGGGCGCGCTGGACGATTGGCGCGCGGAGAAGCGGAAGGCGACGCAGGATCGGATCGAGACCGTGCGCGCCGCCTTCGATCGGCTGCCGGGCTGGGAACTGGAGGCGCTGGGGGCCTATTTCGCCTATGTGCGGCATCCCTACGGCGGGACCTCGGCCTGGCGCGTGGCCGAGGCGCTGGCGACGCAGCACGGGCTGATGTGCCTGCCCGGCCCCGCCTTCGCGGGGGAGGAGGCGCATCTGCGGATCGCCTTCGCGAACGTGGACGAGGCGGGGATCGTGGCGATGGAGGAGCGGCTGCGGGCGGCGACGCCCTGA
- a CDS encoding SLBB domain-containing protein, whose translation MLGRDDEVVVAIRGRSRQSYTVRVGRDGLLTLPDIPPFPAAGRALRDLRADIEARVARELGGSEAYVSLGQTRQIAVFVAGEVVRPGTVPLPAVASLLDALGAAGGIRRTGSLRAVRVEGPGGSRVVDLYAAIAGTPGSPDLSLREGERVVVPPLGGVVALAGDATRPAIYELPAGAGAVPMSALLALAGGALRPAGNRFLSTGTDAGGRRALAELAPGSPVRRGDAVTVSPGVDAVSGGLRLAGHVVAPVMRGVGARGGAGLRALLADPRVIRPDPYVRLGVVWRQDERTRVRRFIGFDLGRVMNGAAELPLREGDEVILLSQADVLWLASPAVQRALKGDVGQGVPGASVPGAPFHGGVPGAAQALPGAGVPGAGMPGAGVPGVGMAGAAGPAGAALPGGVASVAAHPLAAVPECPALTSLAIAARSSPLRFAHARSAGFPDIGTPGCPQLFIDYPALLPFLLDQSVLLAGEVRLPGLFPVLDDTGLDMVLAAAGGAAETADLSSVEFAREPLENAGAIPLSRTLLDLRSRNFAAVRLSPRDAVRVPRGFGDRDTGPVMLVGEFLRPGTYDIRRGERLSELLARAGGLTGQAYPYGAVFTRESVRQRQQEGFQRTARELETSLIQVAAGQAVAGSRQGSLDLGGAINAGQALASTLRDARAAGRMVVEANPVVLASRPELDVLLEPGDLIVMPKRPNEVTVVGAVLNPGSLQFATGWKASQYVRGAGGEQRFADVSRAFIVLPNGQSVPAGLGSWQAGGPPVPPGSLVVVPQDPSPYETWGFIRDLTSVLGQISISSAALAVISRQGR comes from the coding sequence GACGACGAGGTGGTGGTGGCTATCCGCGGCCGCTCCCGCCAGTCCTACACCGTGCGGGTGGGGCGGGACGGGCTGCTGACCCTGCCGGACATCCCGCCCTTCCCCGCGGCCGGGCGCGCGCTGCGGGACCTGCGGGCCGACATCGAGGCGCGGGTGGCGCGGGAGCTCGGCGGGTCCGAGGCCTATGTCTCGCTGGGGCAGACCCGGCAGATCGCGGTCTTCGTGGCCGGCGAGGTGGTGCGGCCGGGGACCGTGCCGCTGCCCGCCGTCGCCTCCCTCCTCGATGCGCTGGGGGCGGCGGGGGGCATCCGGCGCACGGGCAGCCTGCGGGCCGTGCGGGTGGAGGGGCCGGGCGGGTCGCGGGTGGTGGACCTCTACGCCGCCATCGCCGGCACGCCGGGCAGCCCGGACCTTTCCTTGCGGGAGGGGGAGCGGGTGGTGGTGCCGCCGCTGGGCGGGGTGGTGGCGCTGGCGGGGGACGCGACGCGGCCCGCGATCTACGAGCTGCCGGCGGGGGCGGGCGCCGTGCCGATGTCCGCGCTGCTGGCGCTGGCGGGCGGGGCGCTGCGGCCGGCGGGGAACCGGTTCCTCTCCACCGGCACGGATGCGGGCGGGCGGCGGGCGCTGGCGGAACTGGCGCCGGGATCGCCGGTGCGGCGGGGCGATGCCGTGACGGTCTCCCCCGGGGTGGACGCGGTCTCGGGCGGGCTGCGCCTGGCCGGGCACGTGGTGGCGCCGGTGATGCGCGGGGTGGGCGCGCGGGGCGGGGCGGGGCTGCGGGCCCTGCTGGCGGACCCGCGGGTGATCCGGCCCGATCCCTATGTACGGCTGGGCGTGGTGTGGCGGCAGGACGAGCGCACGCGGGTGCGGCGCTTCATCGGCTTCGACCTGGGGCGGGTGATGAACGGGGCGGCGGAGCTGCCGTTGCGCGAGGGGGACGAGGTGATCCTCCTCTCCCAGGCGGACGTGCTGTGGCTGGCCTCGCCGGCCGTGCAGAGGGCGCTGAAGGGGGATGTGGGGCAGGGAGTGCCGGGCGCGTCTGTTCCCGGCGCCCCGTTCCACGGCGGGGTGCCCGGGGCGGCGCAGGCGTTGCCGGGTGCCGGGGTGCCGGGTGCCGGGATGCCGGGGGCGGGCGTGCCAGGTGTGGGGATGGCCGGCGCGGCGGGGCCTGCTGGGGCGGCGCTGCCCGGCGGGGTCGCGAGCGTGGCGGCGCATCCGCTGGCGGCGGTGCCGGAATGCCCGGCGCTGACCTCTCTCGCCATCGCCGCGCGCTCCTCGCCGCTGCGCTTCGCCCATGCGCGCAGCGCGGGATTCCCGGATATCGGCACGCCGGGCTGCCCGCAGCTCTTCATCGACTACCCGGCGCTGCTGCCCTTCCTGCTGGACCAGTCCGTGCTGCTGGCCGGCGAGGTGCGGCTGCCCGGCCTGTTCCCCGTGCTCGACGACACGGGGCTGGACATGGTGCTGGCGGCGGCGGGCGGGGCGGCGGAGACGGCCGACCTCTCCTCCGTGGAGTTCGCGCGGGAGCCGCTGGAGAACGCGGGGGCCATCCCGCTCTCCCGCACCCTGCTGGACCTGCGGAGCCGCAACTTCGCGGCCGTCCGCCTCTCCCCGCGCGACGCGGTGCGGGTGCCGCGCGGCTTCGGGGACCGCGACACGGGGCCGGTGATGCTGGTGGGCGAGTTCCTGCGCCCCGGCACCTACGACATCCGGCGCGGGGAGCGGCTCTCCGAGCTGCTGGCGCGCGCGGGCGGGCTGACGGGGCAGGCCTATCCCTACGGCGCGGTCTTCACGCGGGAGAGCGTGCGGCAGCGCCAGCAGGAGGGGTTCCAGCGCACGGCGCGGGAGCTGGAGACGAGCCTGATCCAGGTGGCGGCCGGGCAGGCCGTGGCGGGCAGCCGGCAGGGCAGCCTGGACCTGGGCGGGGCGATCAACGCGGGCCAGGCGCTGGCCTCCACCCTGCGGGACGCGCGGGCGGCGGGGCGGATGGTGGTGGAGGCGAACCCCGTGGTCCTCGCCTCCCGCCCGGAGCTGGACGTGCTGCTGGAGCCTGGGGACCTGATCGTGATGCCCAAGCGCCCGAACGAGGTGACGGTGGTGGGCGCCGTGCTGAACCCGGGCAGCCTGCAGTTCGCCACGGGCTGGAAGGCCAGCCAGTACGTGCGCGGGGCGGGCGGGGAGCAGCGCTTCGCCGACGTGTCCCGCGCCTTCATCGTGCTGCCGAACGGGCAGAGCGTTCCGGCGGGGCTGGGATCCTGGCAGGCGGGCGGGCCGCCGGTGCCGCCGGGCAGCCTCGTCGTCGTGCCGCAGGATCCGTCCCCCTACGAGACCTGGGGGTTCATCCGGGACCTGACCTCGGTGCTCGGGCAGATCTCCATCAGCTCCGCGGCGCTGGCGGTGATCTCGCGGCAGGGGCGGTAG